tacctgttgtaggtaactctgtgaatgacttcagtttggactAGCTGATCATAATTAAACGATTCCTCCAAATGGTGTCAAAGCAactggattgctgccatttttaagTTTCAATCATTTCAAGTGAACTATTTCCTAATAGTTTACGTTACAACACAAATTTAGACACTCCTTTATATAAAAATctgattactttctttttattcatttctttgctGAGGTCAAACAAATGTAACTTGGCAAGTCATAACATTCAGTGATTTTCAGAGTTCTGCATAAATATAGTCTTCAGGGTACTCAAAGCTGTATGCAGAGGTCACCGAAAACTAAAACTCATAACACTGAAACGTATCCAGATGACATCACGTAAAAAGGGAAGATACAGTAAAAGCAAAAGTCTTTAATTTACCTGCTTGTCTGATGCTGCAAGTAGGCAAACAACCAAATGCTCATAACCTTTGATAAAAATAGACAAACTAcagatttaaatacaaatagCTCCTAATGACGCAATTCAACCTATAAAATCCACAAATTTAAGACTTGATTCTCTGACTTCTGAGTCTCACTTGTGTCATCCCGTCTTTGGCTCATCTTACCACCGAGACAGAACACCCTCACTTCCTACTCATGACTGACTTGAAGTTGACCTAAATAGCTGTAATGTAGCACCGGATGCTGCAGGGTTTGATCTGCAGATCCCAGTATTGTCCTGACAACTACAagtgcaaaaactaaaaaaaaaaaaaaaagactcttttTCAACCTGAAACTCTTAAACCAGAGAGCAGCAAAATAATGTAGAGAAGTGCAAATCAGTTTCTGTTCACTTAAAATTGAGAAAAAGTAATACCTgatgacagtttaaaaaaacaacagcacgcCTGGCTTTACATTTGAGCTCCTACTTTCTGCAGTATAAATTATTAACCAAGGCACTGAGAGAAACCGCTGCACCACCTCACACTTCTGGTACCAGTTAGCATAAACTCAGTATGCAGATTATCAACGCTCCCATACGAATTTAACCCCAAACCTGTCAGAGACGGAGAGGTTCCCACTGTGTTGACGTGCGTCTGTGGAGGTCGCTGCTGATGGATCTACAGTCCCGCGGCATCCTCCGCATCCGTTTCCTCATAGTTTCCTTTAGtgcagctttcagtttttgaAGGCTCCGCAGCGACTGGCTCGACAGATGAAGTCCTTGAGCAGATTGCCGTCGGTCTGCCAGAAAGCAGCGGTCTGGGTCACCTCGGTCAGGTGGTTTACGCAGAACTTGAAGCAGAACTCCTCCAAGTCCTGAATGACGAAGAGGGGAAAGAAATAACCTCGAGTGCAACATTAAGACCAAAAGTTCTCCTGAACATTAAAGACAGATTGCTCTTACTTTTGGGGGAAATACACCctgcactgttttattttgacaacttaattatatatatttatatattttaccaCTGCTGATGAAGACCTGTAGAAAGCACCAACAGAAGCTGATCAGTTTACCCATTTCCTGTCTATATTCTGACCTAAAAGGTCAAAAACATTCACCAGCCCATTGGTTGCTGAATCTTTCTGGTACCCAGAATTAGTCACGAAATCGACCTGGTTTAACAGAAGTTACTCAGAGCAACACTTTGTCACTTCataaatgaccagactatccctttaagacaCTGAACGTTGCACATGTGGAAACGAGTTCAAACCACAGCAGACAGGGAGGAGGTGGCCCTTTTCTTATATAAagtctgcagttttatttatttcataaaaatctaaagTTTAGATCTGTGAGCTCAAATATCCAGATTAAATTTATCAGCATACCAATAACATTTAGCCTTGATTTTGTTAGTTGCTGCTGCGTGGCAACCTAAAAACAGCGGGTGTGACAGAATAAATGACCGTAGTTTTTGGgaaattttattcatttgtttattttccggctgaaacttttttaaaaacgagaaaactcagattaaaatACTGAACTGTTGAGCCGTAACACAACTCTGGACCAATAAAATGTGACAGAATGTTGTGTTTACGTGTGACTTTGATTGCGCAGTGACTCGGGTTGTGACTATCAGGGAGTTCACGGATCATATTTGTAACAAAGCACCCACGCAGGACAAAAATCCGCTTGGTTCGCGCTTCTCCCCGCAGCGCGCAGTCTTCTGCTGTATGAGACGCGCGCGGCAAGTGCTCGGAGTGGGTCGACCGAGAGCGAGGACTGACCTCGGCATCGTAGCGCACGGCGGCAGACAGCAGCGAGAAGGCGTTCTCCACTGTGATTCCCCTCTTGATGATGTGTTGACACAGACGCTTCAGGCGGTTCTCGCAGTACGACGTGGCCAGATCCAGCAGCCCTGAGGCCCCACAGGCAGACAGGATGAGCGCCTCGCCATCACGCAAATAatatgctgtgtgtgtgtgtgtgtgtgagtgagtgagtctGACCGATGGCGTCTTCAGGTGGAAGCTCCACGTTATCTGTGTAGAGGAACTCGAGGAAGGAGCGGTAGACCGGGTAGGAGAACTGGTCGATTTCGATCACCTCCTTCATGTCTTCGTTCCAGTGGGACTGGAACATTGACCTGAAGTGTTCACACCTGGTGTGGCACAGACGGTGTATTTACACACGAGCTCTACTTGATAGGATCAATGATAGCATCCGGGAGGTGAAACGCTGACCTGATCTTGAGAACTGCTTTGTGGACATAGATGTATTTGCCATCGACACAGAACTTGAGGTCAGCTGTCTCGGGGTTGTCAAACTCCCTCTTCAGAGACTGAGCCACAGTCAAGAAGTCATCGTGCTCTGGAGggagacaaaacacacacacacacatcaaacaaaATGACTGGACAAAATATTCTATTCCTCACAGTTATTAAAACAGAGGCACTGGTTTCTCATGGTTTTCTATAGGTACGAACCATATAGGTACtaattaaagtggaaaatacggtactttaatgatttaaaactggttccagTTTCTGATTACATGCACccagttttatgctttttacaTTAAAGCAAGAAGAAATAACCATCTTCACTGAGACGCAGGCTTCGTCTCTTACCCATGGAAAGAAGTCGCCACATGACTGAGGGCGTGGCGAAGCACGCAAACACGTCATCTGTGCAGCTGAAGTGCGTGAGGTGGGGCAGCACTATGGACTGGCCCCTGCACTGGCCCCACATGTACACCTGCCCACTCTGCGTCTTGGCAGCTGACGTGTGCGTGGAGTGACAGGCAGCGACCTCTACGATTCTGTTAAagacgggaggaggaggaggaggagtgagtCGGTGGAGCTGCAGCGACGGGGGAGGAATCCCAGTCCTGTGAGACTCTCTCACCTCTCTTTCTCAGCCATGATCTGAACCGGGCTCAGCTGGTTGCTCTTGTTACCGGTGCCCAGTTGTCCGTAAGTGTTGGCACCCCAGGCGTAAAGCACCCCCTCGTCTGTCAGCGCCAGAGAGTGGGCGTAGCCCGAGACAATCtgtgacagcaaaaaaaaaatccaacttctACACTATATTTGTGCTACTGTTCCTATAAAGCAAAACAGTTAATGTGTTCATGAGCTgaagtacatctacagctgattaacatttagagtcaacctgattcaagatggctgcttcaCGTAgatgaccttagcaaacagaaaaatagctataactgtCAGCTTTAGGGATATTAAGGTAAATGTTGTcatggtaatagctgagagtcatccccagcacacattctgagggctaacagaaTGGGTAAAATTGTgcataaagtttgttttttttcatcgtTTAATGAGCTGTGTATCTGAGTCCTTATTTATCATAAGGCGCTTCTGTTTTTATGCAGAAAGAGATAAAATAATCTGTGCAAAGGCTtatctatttattattataaccATAAAACACACACTACAGGGTATTTACATTAAATAGTCCCTTTAATGAcaagttaaaagttaaattttaacTTAGTaaattttgttccttttattaaGCAAGAGGTGAACAGAGGAaacataaagtcatttaaaaaattattaaaaataaattaaacccCTAAAAAGACTAAATCTATTAGAATTTTAATAGACATCAGAACAACTGACTAACTTAGTGTTTAGTAAATAAGTATGTTTTCAGAAGTAACACTTACTACACCCTGTTTTTACTGCGAGGTTCGTTCACGTGTGTCCCTCAcctgctgcacacaaacaccttGCAGAGCTACCAGTCGGCAGGGTGTGAGCTGGTTCCCGTTGTTTCCGAGCCCCAGCTGCCCGTTCCCATTGTAGCCCCAGCCGTACACCTGCAGAGACGCGAAAAGAGCGTGACAGGTCAGGCGGGCAGGGCGAGGGAACACAGTTTATGTAGCTCTGCCCCAACTTTGAAAAGGAacgtgttaaaaaaataataataaaaaaatcacctcTCCGTTGTCCACCAAAGCCAGGGACGAGGTCTGACCGCAGACGATTCCGACAGCCACCTTGTTCTGCAGGCAGCTGGACACCCGGCGAGGCGTGGGCTGGTTCGCCGTGGAGCCGGAGCCCACCTGACCGCAGTTGTTGTAGCCCCACGCGAACACCTGCCGGACAAGAcgacaaaatgtctcaaaacctCTTTGAAAAGCAGGAGATCAtttggactttaatgaaaggATTTCTATTTAACTCTTTAAACTTAAGTCAGGGAATCTTACCCATTCTTGCTCATATGTTTCTGTCTAAATATCACCTCTTTAGGCAGTTTACTGGAAGTCATGCAGCTACAAGCATTCATTTATGTGcatcatttttgctttaaaggaacaaaacttCCAGCTGCTGGGTTCATGAGAAGCAGCAAGAAAAGAGAATTGCATTAGTGTGAAGTTTAACTACCATGGTGACATTAGGAGGACCCTCAGCCTCTGACAAACTCTTTCTACCACAAGGTGCTCATAGCTAAAAGAAACTGCCAACAATCTGTTTTAGGCCCAAACCCATCCAGATCAGAAGATGGTACTTTTACAGAAACTGGCACTTTTCAGGCTTCAGCCTCTTGTTTCCACTTTTCTGCCTCAGCCATCTCACATTGGTTTTGATCCTCCTTCATAAAATCGGTTTATGAAAGCAGcattagttttcctttaaaagcCTGGAATTGAAAGCATGGGCTAGCCTAATTTTAGCTGGAATGCAGCTTTGCTGTGGATCAGTTTGAAGCACAATAGATGCCTTATTGTTGAGCCCATTTTCCAGGTTTTCAGCTCAAAgcagatcagctgcagctgtgactgGACTTCAGATTCTGATGGACTCTGCGTGAGTCGAGCCGAGCACGACCTCTAAACTAAGCTGAGTCACCGTGACAGCAGGAAAAAGGAGGCTCCATCGTTATTTATCCCCAAACACTTACCTCTCCTGAGTCAGTCAGAGCCATGGAGTGGTGAGAGCCACAGGCCACCTGGCTGACCTTCTTAGTGAGCAGGTTGGCAGACACGATTACTGGAGCCACCCCCTGGTTGGTCGTCCCGTTTCCAAGTTGGCTGTAGCCGTTATGCCCCCAGGCGAATAACTCtccatctggaaaaaaaaaaaaaaaacatagctgATCACTCTGCTGCACTTTCCAGCTCAGCTCTGGAGAAAAGCAGTGACGTTACCCTCTGTGGCCAGCAGGATGTGGGGTCCGCTTCCGTAGCTCAGGCTCACCACGTTCCTGCCGCTCAGGACGTCCAGCTTCTTTGGCACGATGGTGCTCTGGCTGTCCCCCGTTCCCAGGCAGTTACTGCAGTTCAGCCCAAATACAAACACCTGAGTGCAAGGGAGAGGAAACCTCGTGTGAATCAGTGACGAGAAGGGGCAAACCAGAGGCAGAACCAGCGAGCCGAGTAGATCACAGGTCGTACTGCAGTCACACCAACGTCAACACGAGCTGGCACCTCTGACGAAAGGGGCAAGTCGGCTGACACACCCCCTCCAAGAAGCCTAACACACGGGGCAGCTTTTACTTCAGGAGGCGACAACAACGacgttttaacaaaaaaaatatgaaaagctttatttttaatatatttgaacatattttttgtcaacaaaTCAATGATTTATCTACCTGCTGCTGGTAAAAACAAGAGAAGTATCCAGATTTGGgttttgtctcctgttttcaGAGTTAAGGACCGATCAGCATCCAGCTCTAAAATACACactttgtacatttattttagaccaaaatacttaatagttttaattttcttggcTAAGTGTTTGTCTCAGCATCTCCCTTAAGAAAAACACT
This genomic stretch from Kryptolebias marmoratus isolate JLee-2015 linkage group LG6, ASM164957v2, whole genome shotgun sequence harbors:
- the LOC108232484 gene encoding RCC1 and BTB domain-containing protein 1; its protein translation is MVDVTKWPIFSLMGPEELSSIRKACVFGSSANEAIYVTNDDEVFVFGLNCSNCLGTGDSQSTIVPKKLDVLSGRNVVSLSYGSGPHILLATEDGELFAWGHNGYSQLGNGTTNQGVAPVIVSANLLTKKVSQVACGSHHSMALTDSGEVFAWGYNNCGQVGSGSTANQPTPRRVSSCLQNKVAVGIVCGQTSSLALVDNGEVYGWGYNGNGQLGLGNNGNQLTPCRLVALQGVCVQQIVSGYAHSLALTDEGVLYAWGANTYGQLGTGNKSNQLSPVQIMAEKERIVEVAACHSTHTSAAKTQSGQVYMWGQCRGQSIVLPHLTHFSCTDDVFACFATPSVMWRLLSMEHDDFLTVAQSLKREFDNPETADLKFCVDGKYIYVHKAVLKIRCEHFRSMFQSHWNEDMKEVIEIDQFSYPVYRSFLEFLYTDNVELPPEDAIGLLDLATSYCENRLKRLCQHIIKRGITVENAFSLLSAAVRYDAEDLEEFCFKFCVNHLTEVTQTAAFWQTDGNLLKDFICRASRCGAFKN